A part of Candidatus Abyssobacteria bacterium SURF_5 genomic DNA contains:
- a CDS encoding citrate synthase (catalyzes the formation of citrate from acetyl-CoA and oxaloacetate), translated as MTTTAVKGLEGVVVADSQICYIDGNRGILAYRGYPINELADGASFEEIVYLLWYGKLPNRDELEAFQKQLAAERDLPQPIIDFITAAPVDAHPMDILRTAVSALALHDPETEDASREANLRKAARLVAKTPTIIAAFNRVRNGLPIVSPLKDKSLAENFLYMLAGQEMMQVLNRVLDVCLVLHADHDLNASTFAARVTVSTLADIYSGATSAIGTLKGPLHGGANMRVMQMLLEIGSLEKVDEYIQTLLEKKGRVMGIGHRVYKTMDPRAKILKAYSKWMSEHGCGPLWYSMLTRIEDIMRHEKGMDPNVDFYSASVYYCMGIPLDLYTAIFAMSRMAGWTAHILEQQADNRLIRPISNYKGRMNEKLIPLQNR; from the coding sequence ATGACCACTACTGCGGTTAAAGGACTCGAAGGCGTCGTCGTTGCCGATTCTCAGATCTGTTACATAGATGGAAACAGGGGGATACTCGCCTATCGGGGCTATCCCATAAATGAGCTGGCCGACGGCGCCAGCTTCGAAGAAATCGTTTACCTTCTATGGTACGGTAAGCTGCCGAACCGGGACGAGCTGGAGGCCTTCCAAAAGCAGCTTGCGGCCGAGCGGGACCTGCCTCAGCCGATTATCGATTTTATCACCGCGGCGCCGGTCGACGCACATCCGATGGACATCCTGCGCACGGCCGTGAGCGCACTGGCGCTGCACGATCCCGAGACCGAAGACGCCTCGCGCGAGGCGAACCTGCGGAAGGCGGCGCGCCTCGTGGCCAAGACGCCGACCATCATTGCCGCCTTCAATCGCGTTCGGAACGGCCTGCCGATCGTCTCCCCGCTCAAAGACAAGAGCCTTGCTGAAAATTTCCTCTATATGCTGGCAGGGCAAGAGATGATGCAGGTGCTCAACCGCGTGCTCGACGTGTGCCTGGTGCTGCATGCCGATCATGACCTGAATGCATCCACCTTCGCCGCGCGCGTGACCGTCAGCACGCTCGCCGATATCTACAGCGGGGCCACCTCCGCGATTGGAACCTTGAAAGGGCCGCTCCATGGCGGCGCTAACATGCGCGTCATGCAGATGCTGCTCGAAATCGGCAGCCTCGAAAAAGTCGACGAGTACATCCAGACTCTCCTCGAAAAAAAGGGCAGAGTCATGGGCATCGGCCACAGGGTCTACAAGACGATGGACCCGCGTGCGAAAATCCTGAAGGCCTACTCCAAATGGATGAGCGAACACGGGTGCGGCCCGCTCTGGTACAGCATGCTCACCAGGATCGAAGATATCATGCGCCACGAGAAAGGAATGGACCCTAACGTCGATTTCTATTCGGCATCTGTCTATTACTGTATGGGCATCCCGCTCGATCTATACACCGCCATCTTCGCGATGAGCCGCATGGCAGGCTGGACCGCTCACATCCTCGAACAGCAGGCAGATAACCGGCTGATTCGGCCCATCTCCAATTACAAGGGGCGCATGAACGAGAAACTCATCCCGCTCCAGAATCGATAG
- a CDS encoding MATE family efflux transporter, with product MTTGTVSVPTAAPSLRRKIFSLAWPVILNNLLLTFVWIADMIMVGRLGSAAVAAVGVSGQMFNMVMALTLAVTTGTIALVARHIGAQEKERADAVLGHSLLLSTVFAAVVTVPTFVGSASLFRLFGADPVVTAVGVPYLRVVVSGTLFLVVALVFAAALRGAGDTKTPLFVSVGANVVNVILNYGLIFGKLGMPELGVLGAGIASIIAFTLEAAAFVYLSLTGKLMLSLPRKLLVMERDLMARILRIGSPSAVEHGLIQLGYLWYMTIITGYGTGPLAAYMIGVNIMSLSFMPGFGFSVAASALVGQSLGAKEPSAAASQGWECTRLAVWVMAAIGIILFVAAKPTALIYVNEAGVVDYTALFVRVLALCQPAMAIHFALSGALIGAADTRWPLYSSFIGMFLIRLPLAFLAAHVLGLSITWVWLIILADHYIKAFVLFLRFLSGRWKSVKV from the coding sequence ATGACCACCGGCACCGTGTCTGTCCCAACGGCGGCACCCTCTCTGAGAAGGAAGATCTTCTCGCTCGCGTGGCCGGTCATCCTCAACAATCTCCTGCTCACATTCGTCTGGATTGCCGACATGATCATGGTGGGAAGGCTGGGATCGGCGGCTGTGGCGGCCGTGGGCGTGAGCGGGCAGATGTTCAACATGGTGATGGCGCTGACGCTTGCCGTCACAACTGGCACAATCGCGCTGGTCGCGCGCCACATTGGCGCGCAGGAGAAGGAACGCGCCGACGCGGTTCTCGGGCACTCGCTGCTGCTGTCAACTGTTTTTGCCGCCGTTGTCACCGTCCCGACATTTGTCGGAAGCGCCTCGTTGTTCCGATTGTTCGGAGCCGATCCGGTCGTAACGGCGGTCGGCGTTCCGTATCTCCGAGTTGTCGTTTCGGGAACGCTTTTCCTCGTGGTCGCGCTTGTCTTCGCGGCGGCTCTTCGGGGGGCCGGCGACACCAAGACACCGCTTTTCGTGAGCGTCGGCGCGAATGTGGTGAATGTGATCCTCAATTACGGGCTGATCTTCGGGAAACTCGGAATGCCGGAGTTGGGGGTGCTCGGAGCGGGAATCGCTTCCATCATAGCGTTCACGCTCGAGGCCGCCGCTTTCGTTTACCTCTCCCTCACGGGAAAACTGATGCTTTCCCTCCCGCGGAAGCTCCTCGTGATGGAGCGCGATCTGATGGCCAGAATCCTCCGGATCGGGTCGCCCTCGGCGGTTGAGCACGGCCTCATCCAACTCGGTTACCTGTGGTACATGACGATAATCACCGGCTATGGCACCGGTCCGCTCGCCGCATACATGATCGGCGTCAATATCATGTCGCTCTCGTTCATGCCGGGCTTCGGTTTCTCGGTGGCGGCCTCGGCGCTTGTCGGGCAGTCGCTCGGCGCGAAGGAGCCTTCCGCCGCGGCCTCACAGGGATGGGAATGCACTCGTCTCGCGGTGTGGGTGATGGCGGCAATCGGGATCATTCTGTTCGTGGCGGCGAAGCCGACTGCTCTGATTTACGTGAATGAGGCCGGTGTGGTCGATTATACGGCACTGTTCGTCCGCGTGCTCGCGCTGTGCCAGCCCGCGATGGCGATCCATTTCGCGCTCTCGGGCGCGCTGATCGGCGCCGCCGACACGCGCTGGCCGTTGTATTCCTCGTTTATCGGGATGTTTCTGATCCGCCTGCCGCTGGCGTTCTTAGCGGCGCACGTGCTCGGCCTCAGCATCACCTGGGTGTGGCTGATCATCCTCGCCGACCACTACATAAAGGCGTTCGTGCTGTTTCTGCGATTCCTCTCCGGCAGATGGAAATCGGTGAAGGTGTAG
- the uvrC gene encoding excinuclease ABC subunit UvrC: MGYNEDRERYSRVFIMKISAQIDEKIRNFPDQPGVYLMKNERGKVIYVGKAKSLRKRVRSYFQKGDDGRVWSPFLAAHVADVDVIVTDTEKEAIILEDSAIKEHRPKYNLRLKDDKSFLRLKLTLQDEYPRLLITRTVKRDGAMYFGPYSSAYAARETYRVINNYFGLRKCSNETFGRRQRPCIYHGMNKCMGPCCGKVDKKTYAQLVQNVIAFLQGKNQELLETLQTRMQEASDALQFEVAARYRDQIQAVEKTIERQKVAASDRIDRDFFGVHRETGSLTETGSLTETGSLGVVVLAVRGGKIVGSMPYHFSEIKAPFEEALGSMLTQFYSGGHTVPKEVVLPVEPENSEAIEQWLSEKKGERVSVIVPQRGDKKHLLNMAQMNAKTVYEEHQRAEMASVDVLEKLQQALSLHKRPERIEAFDISNISGRLAVGSMVVFEDGKPKKSDYRRYKVRTVEGADDYAMMREVLTRRLSRAIEEGPMPSLIVVDGGKGQLNVALSVLDDLQIIEQDAIGIAKERILYRRNAGVATKEADKIYIPHRKDAIILRPGSPALRLVQHIRDEAHRFAISYHKKIRARAHTRSILDEVRGIGPRRRTLLLNHFGSVRKTAEASEEEIAAAAGIPLRLAREVKLVLSATQSAAAGSDQ, translated from the coding sequence ATGGGGTATAATGAGGACAGAGAAAGATATTCGCGAGTTTTTATCATGAAAATATCAGCCCAAATAGACGAAAAAATCAGGAATTTCCCCGACCAGCCCGGCGTATACCTGATGAAAAACGAGCGGGGCAAAGTGATCTACGTCGGCAAGGCGAAGAGCCTGCGTAAGCGCGTTCGCTCGTACTTCCAGAAGGGCGACGATGGGCGCGTGTGGTCGCCGTTCCTGGCGGCGCACGTGGCCGATGTCGACGTCATCGTCACCGACACCGAGAAGGAAGCCATCATCCTGGAAGACAGCGCGATCAAGGAACACAGGCCGAAGTACAACCTCCGGCTGAAGGACGACAAGAGTTTTCTCCGGCTCAAGCTTACGCTGCAGGATGAGTATCCGCGCCTCCTGATAACGCGCACGGTCAAGCGCGACGGCGCAATGTACTTCGGCCCCTATTCATCGGCCTACGCCGCCCGCGAGACGTACCGGGTCATCAATAACTACTTCGGGCTGCGCAAATGCTCTAACGAGACGTTCGGGCGGCGCCAGCGCCCGTGCATCTATCACGGCATGAACAAATGCATGGGACCGTGCTGCGGCAAGGTCGACAAGAAAACCTACGCCCAGCTTGTGCAGAATGTGATCGCGTTCCTGCAGGGAAAGAACCAGGAGCTGCTCGAGACGCTTCAGACTCGTATGCAGGAGGCGTCGGATGCCCTGCAGTTCGAGGTGGCCGCCCGCTACCGAGATCAGATCCAGGCGGTCGAGAAAACGATCGAGCGCCAGAAGGTTGCCGCATCCGACCGGATCGACCGTGACTTCTTCGGCGTCCACCGCGAGACCGGAAGCCTCACTGAGACCGGCAGTCTCACTGAGACCGGCAGTCTCGGCGTCGTTGTGCTGGCGGTGCGAGGCGGGAAGATCGTCGGCAGCATGCCATATCATTTTTCGGAAATCAAGGCGCCGTTCGAGGAGGCGCTCGGCTCGATGCTCACCCAATTCTATTCGGGCGGGCACACCGTGCCCAAGGAAGTCGTGCTCCCGGTCGAGCCCGAGAACAGCGAAGCCATCGAGCAGTGGCTCTCCGAAAAGAAGGGCGAGCGCGTATCGGTGATAGTCCCGCAGCGCGGCGATAAGAAGCACCTGTTGAACATGGCGCAGATGAACGCGAAAACGGTGTATGAAGAACACCAGCGGGCGGAGATGGCCTCCGTCGATGTGCTCGAGAAACTCCAGCAGGCGCTTTCGCTGCACAAGCGACCGGAGCGCATCGAGGCGTTCGATATCTCGAATATCTCCGGGCGGCTTGCGGTCGGCTCGATGGTCGTCTTCGAGGACGGCAAACCGAAGAAGTCCGACTATCGCCGCTACAAGGTGCGCACGGTCGAGGGCGCCGACGATTACGCAATGATGCGCGAAGTGCTCACGCGCCGCCTGTCCCGCGCGATCGAAGAGGGCCCGATGCCTTCGCTCATCGTGGTCGACGGCGGCAAGGGCCAGCTGAACGTCGCTCTCAGCGTCCTCGACGATTTGCAGATCATCGAGCAGGACGCAATCGGCATCGCCAAGGAGCGCATCCTCTATCGCCGCAATGCCGGGGTCGCTACCAAGGAGGCCGACAAGATATATATTCCCCACCGCAAAGACGCCATCATTTTGCGGCCGGGCTCGCCCGCTCTGCGCCTGGTGCAGCATATCCGCGATGAGGCGCACCGGTTCGCAATCTCGTACCACAAAAAAATCCGCGCGCGCGCGCATACCCGCTCGATCCTCGATGAGGTCAGAGGGATCGGGCCGCGGCGGCGGACCCTGCTCCTCAATCATTTCGGCAGCGTCCGCAAAACCGCTGAGGCGTCCGAAGAAGAAATCGCCGCGGCGGCAGGGATTCCGCTCCGGCTTGCCCGAGAAGTAAAGCTCGTGCTTTCCGCCACACAGAGCGCCGCCGCAGGCTCCGATCAATGA